One Mercurialis annua linkage group LG3, ddMerAnnu1.2, whole genome shotgun sequence DNA window includes the following coding sequences:
- the LOC126673933 gene encoding pentatricopeptide repeat-containing protein At3g48250, chloroplastic, with the protein MNRARTVLASLRLSGHRTSTRLSTIRPVLTQVTQFSSSYYYNTHQKQYFSSKSSSLVELLSTNDWSPELETELENSNPSWTHETVIYVLKKLDNDPDKAYPFFNWVCNRNGFKPSSPLYSLMLRILVLENYMKPFWITLRKMKEEGFYIDEETYLTILGSFKKKFMDSDSVAFKHFFERMVKENAMDSVVRNVVHVVMKTEWSDEVEQQLGDMGIVLGDNFVIRVLKELRNYPLKALQFFRWVGKCEGYECNTITYNAMARVLGRDDSIGEFWSVVEEMKNAGHELDIDSYIKISRQFQKIKLMEEAVKLFEFMMDGPFKPSVQDCTILLRSISASDNPDLSLVFRVVKKYEAAGNSLSKAIYDGIHRSLTAAGKFDEAWELMKVMKNAGHKPDNITYSQFVFGLCKAKRLEEACKVLDEMEAHECVPDIKTWTILIQGHCAANELGQALMCFANMMEKNCDPDADLLAVLIDGFLSQNKIDGAYTMLLDMVNKARLRPWQATYKLLIEKLLEVRKLEEALNLLRLMKQHNHPPFPKPFVQYISKFGTVEDAVDFFKALSVKEYPSTPAYLHVFESFFKEGKHSEAKDLLFKCPHHIRKHPKISELFGSAEAGNVAS; encoded by the coding sequence ATGAACCGCGCAAGGACAGTACTCGCATCTCTTAGACTTTCCGGTCACCGGACCTCCACTCGGCTCTCAACAATCCGGCCAGTCTTAACTCAGGTGACTCAGTTCTCTTCATCTTATTATTATAATACCCATCAAAAGCAATACTTCTCTTCAAAATCAAGCTCCCTTGTGGAGCTATTATCGACCAATGATTGGTCACCTGAGTTAGAGACCGAGTTAGAAAATTCAAATCCGAGTTGGACTCATGAGACAGTTATTTATGTTTTGAAGAAGCTAGATAATGACCCGGATAAAGCTTATCCATTTTTCAATTGGGTTTGTAATAGAAATGGATTTAAACCGAGTTCTCCGTTATATAGTTTAATGCTTAGGATTTTGGTTTTGGAGAATTACATGAAGCCTTTTTGGATTACTTTAAGAAAAATGAAAGAAGAAGGGTTTTATATTGATGAGGAAACTTATTTGACCATTTTAggatcttttaaaaaaaagtttatggATAGTGATTCGGTGgcgtttaaacatttttttgagAGGATGGTTAAAGAGAATGCTATGGATAGTGTTGTAAGGAATGTAGTTCATGTTGTTATGAAAACGGAGTGGAGCGATGAGGTTGAGCAACAATTGGGGGATATGGGAATCGTTTTAGGTGATAATTTTGTGATTAGGGTGTTGAAGGAGCTTAGGAACTATCCTTTGAAAGCGTTGCAGTTTTTTCGTTGGGTCGGTAAGTGCGAAGGTTATGAATGTAATACTATTACATATAATGCAATGGCTAGAGTGCTTGGTAGGGATGATTCCATTGGAGAGTTTTGGAGTGTTGTTGAGGAGATGAAGAATGCTGGTCATGAGCTGGATATCGACTCTTATATAAAGATTTCGAGGCAGTTTCAGAAAATCAAGTTGATGGAGGAAGCTGTGAAGCTTTTTGAATTTATGATGGATGGTCCGTTCAAGCCCTCGGTTCAAGACTGCACTATCCTCTTGAGGAGTATCTCAGCTAGTGATAATCCGGATTTAAGTTTGGTCTTTAGAGTCGTGAAGAAATATGAAGCTGCAGGAAATTCCCTCTCTAAGGCTATTTACGATGGAATACATAGGTCGTTGACTGCTGCAGGAAAGTTTGATGAAGCATGGGAGTTGATGAAGGTTATGAAAAATGCAGGGCACAAGCCTGATAACATTACGTACAGTCAGTTCGTTTTTGGACTTTGTAAAGCAAAGAGACTGGAAGAAGCATGCAAGGTTCTGGATGAAATGGAAGCACACGAATGTGTTCCCGATATCAAGACATGGACTATTTTGATTCAGGGACATTGTGCTGCTAACGAACTGGGGCAGGCATTGATGTGTTTTGCCAATATGATGGAGAAAAACTGTGATCCTGACGCTGATCTACTAGCTGTGTTAATAGACGGTTTTCTCAGTCAAAACAAGATAGACGGTGCGTACACTATGCTTCTTGATATGGTAAACAAGGCTCGTTTAAGACCTTGGCAAGCTACTTACAAACTTCTCATCGAAAAACTTCTAGAAGTAAGAAAACTCGAGGAAGCGCTAAACCTACTTCGATTAATGAAGCAACACAATCATCCTCCTTTCCCTAAGCCGTTTGTTCAATATATATCAAAGTTTGGGACTGTGGAGGATGCTGTAGATTTCTTCAAGGCACTGAGTGTGAAGGAATATCCATCAACTCCAGCTTACCTTCATGTTTTTGAATCCTTTTTTAAGGAAGGTAAACATTCTGAGGCCAAAGATCTATTATTTAAGTGTCCTCATCATATACGGAAGCATCCGAAAATCAGTGAACTGTTTGGCTCTGCAGAAGCTGGCAATGTAGCTTCTTGA